From the Phoenix dactylifera cultivar Barhee BC4 unplaced genomic scaffold, palm_55x_up_171113_PBpolish2nd_filt_p 001626F, whole genome shotgun sequence genome, the window aactcggaagtcgaagGGTAGTGTTGAGAAAAAAATGGATCACTCAAAGCACGTGGTCAAATCGCTGGCATTTGATGACGAACGTGACGACAGCGAGCATACTTTCAGAGCGCCCGATCTCGGCATCGACAACCACAGAGCTCACGACCTCGATCTCGGCATGACCTTGGCAGGTATGGTCCCGGCAGAGTTAAGCTCGATCGATCTCAAGGCcaaaaaagatctagtcaaaggaagAAGCAGACCTCCCCACTACACCAAAAATCTAGTCCTCCATATCCGGGATCAAATTCCGCGATCTCCATCTCAACGTCTGTCAACATTTGAATGCATACGATCTCATTAGATTATGGCCCGAAATCTCGGGCCGTTTATGGTAACTCATTGATTTGCACAATCACGCCCGATCACAGGTAACTGCCacaccccctcctataaaaggggggAGAGCGCTAGGCAGGGGACTTCCTCTTCCTCCCCGGCCATTACTTCTCTCCATTACTTCTCACTATTACTTCTCTCCATTAAAacccctctctgacttaagcatcggagggcctgcGTCGGAACCCCCGGCCacaggcttcttgcaggtctgccGAAGACAGCCATTCGCTGTAGCACCACCAGccgaagctcctcctcctcggtccgcagttacccccgggtccaatttccagcaacaattatCAAGTAGATaataactttattttttttccacatTCACGTGATGTCATAGAGATGTTACAGAGATATATTTTTATTGCACTACACATTAGATTGCTAGAACTTGAACATATCTTGTATGTTTTTTTGAACATTGATTTATAACAATGATTGCAATATTTGTAAAAAGTTTGTACTAATTTGAAATGAAATGCGTGTAAATAGTTAAAAATTATAGTTTGGAATTGCATCATATGGGTTTCCTCTTTATTGCCATACACTAATTTTGGCTTATTTCGAAGAAAGAGCGCATCAAAGCAAGAAACGAGGGAAGAAGCAGAGAGATAGAAATAGAGAAATATTTATGTGGTCTCCCATGTAAATCATCCTGTTGGGGCGAACCAGAATAAGGCGCACAACGTTACACTCGATGTAGCCGTTGATTTCATTCGTGATATAGCATAGAATTCACTTCAGCAACGAATGGAAATCGACAAGCTAAACCATGCCAAGTTTCGACGGTCCAATCAATTTGCACCTCAGCCGAGAAAAACTTGGTTCAATCACAAGGACAAGCTTGTTACTTCGACTGCAGAAACGCATTGCCAAGGTAGATTTCAACACTGGTCTTAATTTGCACTTTGAGAGGCACTTTGTCACCCGACAATTCGCCCGTTATCAGGAAATCATTCCCGGGATTCTCCCCCTTCTTTGCCCCAGATTACCAACGTCTCTTCCAATTTAACCATCTCCACAAGGTATCATGACTAAATGCTACAGGCACCCATCAGATGAATAAATAAATGGTGAGGCAGGAAGCAATGCCAGAACTAAAGAAAGGAATCTTAAAACGCATGGTATGCCGTTATACGCATAATGGTAGGCCGAGGTTATCATCATCCATAACAATGCCACGAAGGACTGCTATTTTAGTGAAGAAATAAATCAAATCTCTGCCATTATAGTGAGAGacttatttgtgatggaccatTTTCTTGTGACGCAAATGATGTTTTATATTCAATCGTATTCTCCAAGTCCCAAGTGACAGGTCCAGCATCTTCCCGGCTGCCTTCTCAGGCCATCCAGCTCTCGCTATGTGGCATCATATTCAGAGGAGGACATAAGGGAGGAGATTTGGTGGGAGGTGACGAAGAGAGGAGAAGGCATGTTTGAGGTGAGAGGCGGAGGTGATGGGGACATTGAAAGTAAGGAGCCAAGTGCTTTAAGTGCCTATCATGTTTTCCATGGATCTTAATTTGATGGCTTAGTCATAAGCTAGCCAACCAGCCattggattaagatccaatagcTGATAACCTTTCAGCATGTTAAATCAATAACTATATATCcattcaaaatatatattacgtatcatatataatatataattacataatatatatatatatatatatatataatattaataatattatatattaaagtGACTCAATTCATGAGCAAAAATGAGCAAGCTACACCCAGCTCAAGCGCGGCGGCTCATTCAGTAAATGAGAGCCAAATCGAGTTGACAAGCTAAAAGCTGTGTCATTTGGCACCTCTACTAGCAGCCTTCGGCTTGTTGGTGTGCAGACACTGCTTGACCTTCAAAACCATTCTCTAGAGTGTTGAATTGTTTCTAACCTTGTTGGAGCCCCGCCTAGTTTCCCGTTTATGCAATAAATCACACTGGGAGTCTAGGCTGCATATAGTAGAGCATAGCAATCCCGAGTGATCAGAAGAAAATTAATCTCGGCAGCAAATAATGGATCCTAATAATCCACAATGGTCAGATATACTCTAGTTTTCAAATAGTGGAGCACAACAATTCCAGATGATCAGTAGCAGTTAGCAAAACATGGCATCAGTCCGAAGGCAACAAACATCAGTTCTGACTTGATCTCCAAAGCAACCTCTCTACTCACTTCATTAGGTTTACCAAAATTTTCTACCAATGACATCCAGGTCAGATTTGTCAATGGACCACCTAATATATAAATGACAAGAAGGTGGGAAATTATAGCCAACTTATCATAttgaggaaaaagagaaaatcatCTAAACTTAATTATAACAAACTTTTTTGGGGGAAAAAACATGGCAGATATACTAGCTACTTAAAAGGTTGACACATGAAGTGAAAGCAGTTCAAGGaaaaaaggagaggaaaaaacaTCTGTGATCAATATACGACATCAGTATCAGTTAGTCAAGTGACAAAGTAAGCTACTAAAAAACTCCAAGTattaaggaaaaaaagaagtaacTCGAATGGAAACTATATCCTATGTTTGATCGTTTGTTGAAGCAGAATAAAACTGCAACTAGTGTGACAGGCTGTCGAGCAACAAAATACTCCAACAAGTGCTGTAAGTATTCTTTCACTAGGTTGACGCAATATCAGTCTGCATTTTCTCTGCCTCTCTGTATCTACGAATTCATGTTATTTAGGTAAGAAAGTCTTAAAACCAATCTTGGCCAAACCTTTTGACTTCTTTTGGAGTTTTAGGTCTAGGATCCATAATGAGAATAAGGTACAGTCTCGAACATACATAGGTTACAGTCAACATTTTGCCTTTTGTATTTTTATATGTTTTCCATGAATTTCATCCATGATATGTATTTGGTGTATCCAACTATACAAAATGAAGCCTCTTGACTCATGTACTAGAGTATTCTAGAAATACTACTATGCAAGCCCTTCGGTTTTCCCAATGCTAGATGTAAATAGGATAAGTGATTATCAATTTCTTTATTCACAAACTAAGGATACacccattgaaaaaaaaaaaacagaatcaTGATTTTCCATTTGACCGATGCTAGTAATTTGATCAACATAAACACATAATCAAAATTATTGGACATGAAGAAACTCGCTTGCATTCCAAACAGTGGATACCAAAAATCAGAAACTCACTTGTACCTCATATCCACACAGTGGTTACCGAAAATTAGCATTCAATAACTTGAGGTACAGCAACTTTTGGTAGAAAGGTGATTTTAATATAGAATGTCATTTGTTCACCTCTATGACTGCCTTAATCCTATGATACACCAACACTATTATCATTTGCTGGGTCTTTAACTGATATCCTTGAAGTTTCAATTCTCCGAAATATGTAACAGAACCACATAAAACCAAAAATCCTTGAGCATATGTCTGTCACCATGAGATCACCATGCTGTGCTGAATGACTTCGCAAAGGTAATTTTAGTATGCACAACTTAGCCAAGCATACTCCAGACCATGATATTTTCGGTGCAAAGTGACATATTTTAGTTTCAACTGTCTAAAATATGTAACCGCAGAGAACCACAATCCTTTGCTGAATGACTTTGCAAAGATGTTTGAGTCTGTGCAATTAGTCAAGAGTACTTCAAACCACAATATTTTCAGAGCAAGGTGACAAATATTTTATATGCCCTGGCACCCACAAAATTGAGCATAATATACCATGATTTCAGTTTGACATTCTGAACTCGTTTTGGAGATCAAGCCACCATCGAAATTAAATTGTGACTTTATAAAGCAATTGATGCCTGAAAACCCTAATCAATCAAGAATACTGGGTACACGCTCATTATAAATTAAGCACGTCTGCAAATAGCTTTGGATTTGCTGAAAAGTTTGGATTGGTTGAGGTAAAATCTGATCCATGATTTGATTTATTAGCAGAAAATCCTAAATGAGATAGTTTGACTTGTGCAATTGCATATACACTTACTAACATCTATCACCTGTTACCAATAGAAAGTGCCTTTACAAAAGAAACTACAATGCCACAAACCCAgatatttgaattattaaaaaTCCTCAAAAGGTGACAAATGTTTGTAAAGCAACAAGAATAGCAAGGATAGTATAGCTAGGTATTTCTCCTCCCATGATAGAAAACCGTTAACGTGGTTTCCATGCAAGAAAGAAGTATAAATGAGCAAAAAGATTAACCCAGTAACATAGTTCTTATCCTAATAATAGAATGAGTAAACCTTTGAGACACAGCTTCAAATTCAAGAAATAGAAACTCTATCATAAGGTTCACACTTTGGAACCCTTACCAGACAGTTCAATATCTTGGTTCGCGTCTTCCGAATCACCACCTTTTATGAGAAGTTCAGAATCACCATCTTCGACCCCACAATCTGCCTGTTTTGATGCTGCAGTTTCACGCTCAGATGAAGGCCCTGGCTTAGGAGTAACTGATTGTTGATAAAGAACTCCCCCAACGAGAGTTAAAAGCAAGCAAGCCAGACCAAATGAGCTTGCATGCTTATCCCAGATCATCACATTGATAGCAACAGTAAGAAACTTGTTGACAACACCGGTCACTGTAAATGCCGTGGCCGAGATTGCTTTCCTCGCCGCAAACCCAAAGAAACTGATGAGCAATCCAAAGACACATGACAAAGCCACCGCAACAAAAGCATCCAACCTCAACCAACCCCCAGAACTCGACCCAACAGCGGTGAAAACATCAATATACTCCCCGGTCACAACCCAAAACAATGGGGCCATCAACAAGGAGAGGAAATTGTTGTAGAGAACAAATCCCCATGTATTGAGTCCAAGGTTGGTCACCATATGCTTTATGTAAACCATCTCTGTTGTGATGGTAACCAAATAAGCAAACGCCCATGAGTATGCAGTGAGGGTGAATGCCGAATCAGTGATCACATACCCAACCGCACTGCTCAATATAATGACAAGCGAAGAGAATGTGAGTTTCGAAGGACAAGGCTGCTTTCTGAAGACAGTATCAGCAACAGCAACCAGCAGTGGAGTTAGGGATCGGAAAACTATAAACGTATCGACATTGGCATGGCGAAGGAGATTGGTGTTGGTGAAGATGGCGAGATAAAACACAGTGGCTGCAGGCAAGAATTTTTTGGCATTCTCGAGGGTGAAAGGATCATGGTGTAAAAATCCGAACTTTCCAAGAACCCAGACACCGAGAGCAGAAGTCAAGTATTGCAGCGCAGTTAAGAGGCCAGGGTAACTGAACTTTGTGATGGCATATTTGTTTATAATGGCGAGCAAGCTCGAACAGAGAGCATATCCTACGACAAGCCCCGTAGTGGTGTAGTACTGCTTCGAGGCATCAAAGTTGATGACAGCCATGACCGCCAAGTATCTCCACCAACTTATGTAGCGGGCTTAATTTGACGCTGAAAGGGGAGAACTTCTCAAAACGCCGGTGTACTAAATCAGCaacaaaaaacaagaagaagaacaaagttACAAGAATACGTTTGGCCAGCAAGATATGAACGATCTTAACTACTAAgagccatcaaaatcaatcggAATGTCAATGACCAAAATCAGATCAACATCAAGAAGCCGTAGCTTTGATTCCCGTTCTAGATCTATTCGATTCGGAATTCAAAAGCGATTACCTCGGATTCACGCACCCCAAATTGAGTTCTGCTGATTTTGCGAGTGCAATCGAGCAGTCTCCCCTTGAAAACCTAATACATTTATCCAGAAATCCAGCAATTTTCAGAGAGAGTCATACCTAAATATGCGGGATCCAAACCCTAGCATACTGGAAGAGAAAAGTAAAAGCGGAACGCGAGAGTAAAACCTAATCTCCAGCTCCGAAAATCGGCAGTCTACGTCGCCTACGGTGCGGTGCACAGAATCGCCTCTCTAGTCCTCCTCCATACCCAAATCCGAGCCGGCCGAAGTGGTCGATGGCGGAAGGACGGAAGAGGGAACCTCTCGGCCTTCGTGACATATAGCGCTGCGAAAAGAAAGTCTTTGACCAGCTGTGGCTAATCATTTCTCGTAGTTCGGCGAGAGAAAGCTGCCGGgagttaggccctgtttggggagctgttggcagtagagctgttgaaagtagagctgtctgaagtagagctgttataaaaaactgtttgttgtttggtaatcacattcgtaaagtgctgtgatactttgttttgtgtttggtaaacaaattgaaaaagtacttttatatgacaaaattaccataaaggacattgcatagtattatacaacacaacataataaaacataacataaattaatacataaatatacgatataatattatattattataatatataataatattatattaatatagcataatagtaatataattattagaataaattaatatttggtaatataacataatattaaattatttaacataacatattaatgtattatgatataatgtaatatatattatatttatagtataatacaataataaaagtataaaatattataattattagtataaattaatttttcataatataacataatattaaattatttaaaataacatataatgtaatgtaatataatacaatatttatagtataatagaataataaaggtataaaatattataattaatattataaattaattttctataatataacataatattaaattatttaaaataacatattaatgtattataatgtaatgtaatataatacaatatttatagtataatacaataataaaggtataaaatattataattattagtataaattaatttttcataatataacataatattaaattatttaacataacatattaatgtattatgatataatataatatgatattatatttatagtataatacaaaaataaaggtataaaatattataattattagtataaaataatttttcataataatttttcataatttttcataaaataatttttcgcggtccaggggctcttcttcgtggtccacgctcgaggaggacctcagcgtgggccgcgaggttgatgataaaaaaaaaaaacaatagattgattttggaaggtatggaaaaggattaaaaattttttcttctaaaatgtggttcaagagatgcatacaaaaattaaaaagaaaaatacctttttttacggaagggagtctgacggcttgggttcttggctccagcagatttttaggtttatatagggataaactatgtaattatgttattttaatataggcatttttgtcaaaaatacagttttccgaaaaagctgaaacggcttccttccaaaagctccaaattggagcttcctcccaaaagctgttttcagcttcccgcaaaagctgaaacagctgtttggaaaatttaccaaacacagtttttaatctaaaagtacttttggagggccagaaagtgctttctagccctccaaaagctcccccaaacagggccttaaacTTTTTTAGATCTATTTATGTTAGAATtatttagtaaaaaaaatattgacttGAAAAGAGTACAGAAAGCTCTGCGCCAGCTGAACGTGCTAGCTACTGGTACCAAATTGAGCCAATTGACACGGCGCCTTCTAAAATAATAATTACAGTGCGTGAAGTCTTCTGCGAGACTAATCCCGAGAACGTCTTTCTTGACTTAGATCCTAATTGGCCGGGAAGCAGGATCTTGGATCGTGGAGGCATGTGGAAGAAAACTTAGTAAATTTTGGTTATCATCGATGCCTCCACGTTCTCACGTTGGCAGGCTAAAATTAGGTATCAAAGCATTGAACCGCAGGCACGCCACGGGTTCGATGGATGAGCGCAATTCGCTTACGATACTTTGGTGGTTTTAGGCGTCAAGTTCCGGTCCTGAAGCACTTTGTAATGAGAAATAGGTTTTTCATGTGAATATATGACTTTCATCCTTGTAGTCGAGTTTTTGATGTATAAGAATTTTAGACCCTACGAAGCAATCTTAAGAACTAATTGATCGTGATGAAGGGCTCAATTTATTGGGGGGGGAAAATGATGACATAGGAAGCATTAATTGGATCGCTAAATGCAACAAAATTTGTAAATTGCTACtaataaaataatgaaaagaaaaggtggCTCAGTATAACTGTTGTGATAGATCCTGTTGCTGGAATTTAGATCCGAAGGCGGCCGTCGGCTCAAGAGGAGGAGCTCCAGCGCGAGAATCGACGAGCGGCGGTCCGTCAGTAGGCGGCGTCCTCCAGAAGACCTGCAAaatgccggtggccggggtttccggcgctggccctccgatgcttaagccagaggagggcttaattttggagaaggagagggactgtATGTCGAAGTCCGAAAACCTCCCCTGAGAGGAAGAAGCttccctttttatagggagagtggcaaggttacctgtgatatgactgggcgaattaatgggttaccgtcacgattggacgtgggcgtgtgaagtaatgaattgccgtggatggcccgttcccatcatgggaggagatggcgcgtagccagagcttgctagtggcgcgcagtgcagtacattcttgggaatggtgaggcgttgacagtcgtagcagggtatggttcctgattgatatgtcgtggcgtggccggcaagtaaagtatggtgcggtgaggttgctgcagggcatggccgcagcatatagacgacgaggtcggccttctgaggtcagctcggccttctgtgctcggccttctgagctcggcagccttctgtgctcggccttctgagctcggcagccttctagtctcggcctgctgtgctcggccttctggtctcggcctgctatgctcggccttctgagctcggccttccaagctcggcagccttctgtgctcggccttctgagctcggcagccttctgtgctcggccttctaatttcggccttctggtctcggcagccttctgtgctcggtagccttctggtctcggccttctgtgttCGGCAgcattctggtctcggccttctgtgctcggctcggcctatgagctcgactcgctgtcggatttgggtgtTTTAATTGtatgtggggtggtccatttccACCCCCCCTCGGATTTGGGTGTTTTAATTGtatgtggggtggtccatttcccacccccccaccccccccccccctcaagagatccaaaattattttttagctAGAGCATTCCCCTAGGCATAGCTATTGTTCCGCGTGGACGGCTGTATCGTCCGAGTCAATAAAAGACTTTAGTGGGGTAGGACGCGAGCAGAACGCATTTTTCCGTTTGACATCTATGCCACGAAGAGATCCCGAGCGCTGCGGTAGCCGGTATTTGAGTTCCGCGTAGAGTCGCTACTTGGAGTCCAACCTACGCTTTCTCGCAGTCCAATGCATATTTCCCAACCCTTACGTCTTCGCTCTCCGTCGACATTACGGAGCTTCCTCTGCTTTTCGTAATATGcacatttttagaaaaaaatcgtACACTTACATATTTAATCTAAAATAGTTGCAAATAAAATACCACATGAGATTATTGAGAGATCATGGTCACCAAACTTTATTAATCGATGAGATCATATTTGTTTATAAAATGTTCCCTTGTCTTGATTGAATTATGTGCACTGCATGCCGTATACTATTTTAGTAGTAAAGTTTTTTATTTTGAGatgaaaaaattagaaaaataccTTGGTTAGTTAAGATATGTTGTTTCTTGGCATCATATTTTTCTGAACTAGTACCACAATTTCTTGTGGCAGTATGCAACAATATGTGGAAATATACGGGCGGTAGGCATGTCTCCACGTACCAGTCCACCAATCATCACGCTGAGCATAGAAAAAAAATggtatcataattttttttcctagttaaatattatcttttttttcaaaaataaaataatgaaacaaaaaaaatctaatctcttttaaagaaaattaaaatgcgACAAGTTGATGTGATTAGATGCAGGCGTATAAATGAGTCGGTCGAGCTTAAGTGGACGAGGACCCAATCAAGAAAACTCTGGTCCTGGATTAAGATGTCAGAATTCAGATCCTAAATCAATATTTTCATCTGATCTAGCGACTGAGTTCAAAAAAGTTAaacaaagccaaaaaaaaaaaaaaagacaaattaAGTCTTTCCGTGCCCCAAAATTGCATGGCCTGGTCAGGCTCGACTCCGTGATGCCTGGGCCCACGGATGCGGTGGGCCCGGGACTGATCTCCGAACCCCAGTCTGAAACCAGCCGCACATTTTTAAGAGCAGGCATTTGCCCAGGTGCGCATCAATCAACCAATGGGCCGGACGGCCATAAAGCACAACACACCAAGCTAATATAGAGGTCATATTGGACTATGACGTGGCTTATCTATATTTCCTGTCCGTCTGATCCATATCTAAAGGTTACAGAGGAATCTACGACATATTTCCAATTTTTATCTTCTCTGGGAAATTTATGGAAGCATTCATCGTCTGTCGTTGGGATCCCTCCCACCCCGAGGTCCCATGTCCTCTGTCCCATCGTCGATTCCCACGGACTCCACCTCTCATCGAAACCCTAATCTCCCCTTATAATCCCATCGGGAAACCCTAATCTCGGTTCCGTTTTCTCGCAATTCGACCGAGATCAGTTCTTGCGGGAGAGAAATCTCGTCGTTCTACCACCCCTTTTGATTCGGAGAAGAGAGGGGGAAAAGGAGGGCGAATCCAAGAAGATGGCGGGATCGAGCTCCTGGTCGCGGGCATTGGTGCATATCTCCCCGTATACTTTCTCGGCAGTCAGCATAGCCATCTCCATCGGCTTCTCCGTCCTTGGGGCGGCCTGGTGAGATCATCTGCGCCCTCCGCGAGCGCTTCGTTTTCGCTTAATTCGattgttgttttctttttccaataTTGGAAAGTATCTTTATCTCCTATCATTACCTTTGTTCTTAGGGGAATATATAACGGGAATCAGCTTGATTGGTGCGGCGATCAAGGCTCCTAGGATCACCTGCAAGAATCTCATCAGGTATgcatttctcctcctcctcctcctcctctttcttcttattATTAGGAAATAATCTTTTACAAAGATTAGAAATATATTTACTTGGATATTTTTACTTTATTTCCACCTGCATTCTGCTTGGAAATAATCTGAACACAGGTAAATGTTCTTTGGATcgaagattttttttccttcaataaAAATCAGTGCCAATTTTGGATTTTGACTGTTACGATCAAGTATAGTGGTATGTGGTCTGTGCTGTCTGTCATTATGAGCATGATGTAAGCTGATTTTGATGAATGGTTGAGAATGTGATACAATGTAAagtcattgaaagaagtttgtcGTAGCTGGctattcttttttgttttcaaattgctttttttttggatgcctTCTTTAAAAGGTGCTATGATACAAATAgatgattatctttatccttactGTCTTTGTAGTTCCATTTATGCGAGACTTGATTGACCCAAATATGACTCTAGCAGTCCAATTGCACTGTTCCATAAGGTTGTTATTAACATTGACCTTATTGATCTGATAAGGTTTGTGAAATTGTTTCAAGGAATGGGCAATATCGTAGCATAAATGAAATTTAGATTTAAAAAAACGTTTCTTCAAAAGGTTTGTTTGACTTACATATGGTCCCCATGTGCCAGTGAAACCATGAAATGTTtcgcttttaccaaaaaaaaaaaaacatgaaatgTTATGGATTTGAGTGTTTCCAGATTAAGTGTAGCAAGCGATGCTTCTTCAATTGTAGATATTTGGTAACTACAGCCAGCAGTGGTTTGAGCACATAAAAAGCTAAAGCTTGAAAGTTGAAGTGCCACAAAGTGTCTTCATTCAGAAGAGTCCAAACTTTGGAATTTGAGAAGTTGATTATAGctgagaaagagaaaaaagcaCCCTAAATTTGTTATTGCCTGTTGAGCTGAAAAATATCATGAATGCCTTTTGGTTCTATCAGCCTGTCGTCAGAGGTTGGGCAACTTCTGCCCTAGATCCGTTACGTCCCATACCATATCTTGGGTATGTTGCATCATTTTTTAGAATAAATGATGTCAGTATCATGGTTTTGCTTTTACTAGAAGCGCTAGATGACAAGCTAGAGTAGTTGAGGGGCCACACATGAGGTTTTGTCCCACATGGAATAAAtaatgtgaggaagaaggattgATAAAAATGATTTGATCCAAAAATTAATGACTTAAGCTTTTAGGTTAAGTTGGGTTTCAATTCACACACATGCATTTATTAACTCCTTTGGTATCAGGACTCTCAGTCCCCTATCAAAGATGATGGTTGAAAATCCTGGACTCTCCAAGTTGTAAAGGTGCTAGAATTGCCGACTCTTATGGAGAATTGTAACATGCAAGTTCTTAGAGTGAAGTCGTGGTAGCCTAGGTACGGCAGATGGTTGCGGTAAGTGGACTTCATTGAGTAAGGCATGCTGGGTTAAAGTGCAGGCTCAAACATGGTTCCTGCAAGATCTTAAAACTCCTGGAAACATGTGGCAAAGCTTGGCTCTTGGACTAGAGCCACAACATGCTATAGTGAAGCTAGCTCTTGGATAGTGTAGCTCTTGGGTTACCGCAGCAACATGTGGTGCAATCAAAAGAGTAAATGGGCACAAGATTTGGTCGGAGAGTAGTGGATTATACTCAAAGGGGAGCTGAACTTGGCTTACATGTGAAGGTGAAGATTGTTGAGGGTCATGTATGAGGTTTAGTGCCAAATGAAATAAATAATATGTGGGTGAAGGAAATATATAGGCGATTGGGTCGAAAACTTAATGATTTAAGTAGCTTAGGCACACATGGAATAAGTAATACAAGAGAGAAGGTTTGATATAGATGATGGAGCGCAAAACCtaacagcttaagcttttagctTGGGTTAGATTTCAATTTGTATATAAGGTCCTTTTGGTATTAGGACTCCATATACCATAACATGAGTTACGTTAAAGAATTGTCCAACAGGCATACTTCACATGTCAAAATGTAGGAAGTTCCCAAAGACAGGGTTATGGAGGATTCAAACTTGACCACTACAACAAAACACAGGAAGTTTAGGGGGGACACTTTCCTGTATATAATACAGAAATCTTGTGTGACTTCAAATTATAATATCTTTGGAGATGATTTTGTGGCTTAGACTGGAGCTGATGGTGTGCCGAGAAGAACTTATTTCTGTCGCTAGTCATAGGGGGTAAGAATTGAGTGACTATGAGGTCAGTCATGTCTTGCGTAGCACAAAAGATCTTGATGCTATGGTCAGATCCTCATAGGAAGCatt encodes:
- the LOC120108900 gene encoding GDP-fucose transporter 1-like; amino-acid sequence: MAVINFDASKQYYTTTGLVVGYALCSSLLAIINKYAITKFSYPGLLTALQYLTSALGVWVLGKFGFLHHDPFTLENAKKFLPAATVFYLAIFTNTNLLRHANVDTFIVFRSLTPLLVAVADTVFRKQPCPSKLTFSSLVIILSSAVGYVITDSAFTLTAYSWAFAYLVTITTEMVYIKHMVTNLGLNTWGFVLYNNFLSLLMAPLFWVVTGEYIDVFTAVGSSSGGWLRLDAFVAVALSCVFGLLISFFGFAARKAISATAFTVTGVVNKFLTVAINVMIWDKHASSFGLACLLLTLVGGVLYQQSVTPKPGPSSERETAASKQADCGVEDGDSELLIKGGDSEDANQDIELSGKGSKV